The Suricata suricatta isolate VVHF042 chromosome 13, meerkat_22Aug2017_6uvM2_HiC, whole genome shotgun sequence nucleotide sequence ATATCCAAACCCAAGTTCATCGAGGACTTCAGCAAATCCAAGCCACCTTTGATCCCTTGCCGTGACCTGGTTGAGCCCTACATCCCCCACTACACCAGTGAGTGGCCCGCCCACCAGTCCTGCCTGTCCCAGGCTCGCCCTCCTGCCTGTCGTCACTCATACTCACCCTGTCCCTACAGGTCTGAAGCCCTACAAGAACTTTGAGATCCTAGGCCGGTTCCCACCCCAGGAGGTGGATGCCCAGGTAGGGCCGCCGGAGGCAGAGAATGCATCCAAGGAGGTCCTGCTGCCTGCAGGCTTCATGCCCTACCCCCCTTGCCCCCCGTGCCCACCAGGCAGGAAGGGGGACTCCGAAGACTTTGGACACCCAGGCCTGCGGCTGGCATATGGGGAGGAGGGTTGGAAGAGCACCACCCCTGTCCCCAAGGCCCCGGAGCGGGCCCAGGTAACTGGGAGTCGCGTGCTGGGAAcaagcctcacccctgccagaCCCAGGTGGGGCTGAGATGGTGACTTGCCCCCCTCCTGTCCCAGCTGTACCACTACAGGAGGGATGAACACCCACCCCCGGCCCGCCAGCAGGAGACACTAGATGTGGGCAGGCTTCAGAGGCTGCCCCAGCTAGACCGCCCCAACCTGATCCAACGTAAAGCCATCTCAGGTGGGTGTCCAGGGCCTGGGTGTGAGCACACTCCCGTCCCAGGTAAGAGGAGGGTGAGAGCAAGTGAGGAGAGCTACCTGAGGGTCTCCCaacgccccgccccccccaggtcATGCCCCTGCTCCAAGAGGTGTTTCCTAGAGCCCGACCTCTCCCTAGGTGGATGCTCCTACCCACCCACTGCCCTCTGGCCCCAACTGACGTTTAGGGAAGGAGCCCGAAGATTCCCCTGACACACCTGGGTATGcccaggggcaggtggaggggaccTGGGGCAGGACCCTGATGACTTCCTCCCCTAGGCTATGCCGGCTTTGTCCCTCGGTTTGCCTGGGTGATGGGGGTGAATTACCGCAAAGGTGTCACGCAGGCTATGGACGAGTTTGACAAGAGCCAGGTACGAGGACATCATACCCCTAGGCCTACTCCCAAATGCCCACATGGCCCACACGGGAGGTGTCCATACCTCCCGGCAGGCAGGGGCACAGCCAAGGCTCAGGCGGCTTCCCTGGAGGGGGCTGAGGGACAGCCTTCCTTaaggcctggggaggggatgCTGCTCCCCCTCTGCCTTCTGACCAGATCTAGGCTCGCCACCCCCCAGCACTGTGGGGACAGGGTAGGGCCGAAGAGCCCTCGGGAGCATCCGCCACTTCTCAGATCACCAGCGCAGCCCCCACCATTACCTGTTGCGCTTACTGATTGGGAAAGGCAGCGCATGTCAGCACCTGCCTGTTTCCACAGTTCCTGGTCAAAAATCCTGTCTGTGCCCTGGGTGAAAGGCTGCCCAGAACACACTGGCCCGGCAACACCATCTATAACAGCCGGGGCCTGATACCTTTCTACATGGGGTTTGTACCATGTGAGTACACAACGGGTCCCTTCCCTACCTGCTCAGCAAGACACTGACCAGGCCACTCCAGGAAGGAATTCGGTGACTGGGGTCCCATACCCACGCTGTACTGCTGGCCCAGAGCCAGCTACATGGCCCCAGGGTTCACATCTCCTCCAGTGGGGAaggccaccctcccccccccccgccccccttacTCAAAGCCAGAGACAGAGGCTGCCTACTTCTGGATCAAGCTGGCCTTCCAGAGGTTTAATGTGGACAGGCTGAGCCCGTCTTCAGGAGGCCAGGTGCCCAGGGTAGCCCTCCGAAGGCCCTTCCTGGGCGTGGGCAAGGCTGGGGCTCAGCTGCGGGTTACCCTTCGCAGCCATGCAAGGCAACTACGCGCTGACGTTCCGCAACAGCACCCGCAGAGCCTATCAGAAGGAACTGGAGAGGCGAAACCAGACACTATGAAAATGCTTTAATGGTGGCGTCTGTACAGCATGAGGTCAAGACAGGAAAGAGCAGGTGCACACGGAAACACGGCTACCAGAGAACAGACTGTGAGGGAATAAAGAGTTCACACGGCTTCCACACGCTTTGCCGAGCCCGGCTCTAGGccacctcttcctctgcctcctcctcaaaC carries:
- the FAM166A gene encoding protein FAM166A isoform X3, which produces MNFTAFWSKFIVKLRYQVGNTYGRTTAQLLTDPSVRKSPCSVLSPISKPKFIEDFSKSKPPLIPCRDLVEPYIPHYTSLKPYKNFEILGRFPPQEVDAQVGPPEAENASKEVLLPAGFMPYPPCPPCPPGRKGDSEDFGHPGLRLAYGEEGWKSTTPVPKAPERAQLYHYRRDEHPPPARQQETLDVGRLQRLPQLDRPNLIQRKAISGYAGFVPRFAWVMGVNYRKGVTQAMDEFDKSQFLVKNPVCALGERLPRTHWPGNTIYNSRGLIPFYMGFVPSMQGNYALTFRNSTRRAYQKELERRNQTL
- the FAM166A gene encoding protein FAM166A isoform X1, with the translated sequence MTASQKHNLFTPEPHYIPGYAGFYPQLRYQVGNTYGRTTAQLLTDPSVRKSPCSVLSPISKPKFIEDFSKSKPPLIPCRDLVEPYIPHYTSLKPYKNFEILGRFPPQEVDAQVGPPEAENASKEVLLPAGFMPYPPCPPCPPGRKGDSEDFGHPGLRLAYGEEGWKSTTPVPKAPERAQLYHYRRDEHPPPARQQETLDVGRLQRLPQLDRPNLIQRKAISGYAGFVPRFAWVMGVNYRKGVTQAMDEFDKSQFLVKNPVCALGERLPRTHWPGNTIYNSRGLIPFYMGFVPSMQGNYALTFRNSTRRAYQKELERRNQTL
- the FAM166A gene encoding protein FAM166A isoform X2 is translated as MPTVEAILGLELPGRAELRYQVGNTYGRTTAQLLTDPSVRKSPCSVLSPISKPKFIEDFSKSKPPLIPCRDLVEPYIPHYTSLKPYKNFEILGRFPPQEVDAQVGPPEAENASKEVLLPAGFMPYPPCPPCPPGRKGDSEDFGHPGLRLAYGEEGWKSTTPVPKAPERAQLYHYRRDEHPPPARQQETLDVGRLQRLPQLDRPNLIQRKAISGYAGFVPRFAWVMGVNYRKGVTQAMDEFDKSQFLVKNPVCALGERLPRTHWPGNTIYNSRGLIPFYMGFVPSMQGNYALTFRNSTRRAYQKELERRNQTL